One genomic segment of Polyodon spathula isolate WHYD16114869_AA chromosome 17, ASM1765450v1, whole genome shotgun sequence includes these proteins:
- the LOC121330274 gene encoding extracellular tyrosine-protein kinase PKDCC-like: MQHSLSIALSSAALVTLVLLLTAKVSMDSGYVRLSERDFTNGKYNSVGVSQRNALLSEIKERHRGLLPYYSGSAWGFSLKYRKGPADLGLDTLSRTLEKMDEVNVKALNTGAISAAAGCEELRSMRHFEFLGSGYTKLVLKGVLPNSTAVALKSVNRQGVDMKRCAERFGDAEGCYRLVSYKLIKEIVLLQRLQHPNIIKLQGHCYRSDPGVRVTAVLELGFPLEMIQLLQTPWEERFRVCMSLVKLLHYLASSPLGSVCLLDFQPRQFVMVDGELKLSDIDDAVAGELSCREDRDCTLQFPTRNFTSPCSVDGQCRGLNEKRNLYNAFRYFFTYLLPHRAPPTLQPLLDRIMNSTGDLSSGINKTLEAFQEILHLYKSGQYLQNVSSSLLKDYILLKGFRTKESNDYKCWPSYKQQSCLLSVHDKKEAAGICNSHSQCQGFSVDQQRTWTGRYLASFRSGFGDLIPDVNSAIYVKKGAGFRATT, translated from the exons ATGCAGCACAGCCTAAGCATCGCTCTGTCCTCCGCAGCGCTTGTCACCCTCGTCCTCCTTCTCACCGCTAAGGTTTCCATGGATAGCGGATATGTGCGTTTAAGCGAGAGGGATTTTACCAATGGAAAATACAACTCCGTCGGGGTCTCGCAGCGCAATGCCTTACTGAGTGAAATCAAGGAGAGACACAGGGGACTCCTGCCGTACTATAGTGGCTCCGCCTGGGGCTTTTCATTGAAATACCGAAAGGGACCGGCGGATTTGGGGCTGGATACCCTTTCGAGGACCCTTGAGAAGATGGACGAGGTGAATGTGAAAGCTCTCAACACAGGCGCCATCAGCGCTGCTGCTGGATGCGAGGAGCTGCGCTCCATGCGTCACTTTGAGTTCCTCGGTTCGGGCTACACAAAGCTTGTATTAAAAGGGGTTTTACCGAACAGCACGGCTGTTGCGCTGAAATCCGTGAACCGACAAGGGGTTGACATGAAGCGCTGCGCGGAGCGGTTTGGAGACGCGGAGGGCTGCTACAGACTGGTGTCCTACAAGCTCATCAAAGAGATCGTTCTGCTTCAAAGACTGCAGCACCCTAATATCATCAAG CTCCAAGGTCATTGCTATAGGAGTGACCCGGGCGTGAGGGTCACCGCAGTGCTGGAGCTGGGCTTCCCGCTGGAGATGATTCAGCTCCTGCAGACCCCCTGGGAGGAGCGCTTTCGG GTCTGCATGAGTCTGGTTAAGCTGCTCCACTACCTGGCCAGCTCTCCCCTCGGCTCGGTGTGTCTCCTGGATTTCCAGCCTCGTCAGTTTGTCATGGTGGATGGGGAGCTGAAGCTGAGCGATATCGACGATGCCGTGGCGGGGGAGCTGTCCTGCAGGGAGGACCGCGACTGCACGCTCCAGTTTCCCACCAGGAACTTCACCTCCCCCTGCTCCGTGGACGGACAGTGCAGAGGGCTGAACGAGAAGAGGAACCTTTATAATGCATTCAG ATATTTCTTCACATACCTGCTGCCGCACCGTGCACCCCCCACGCTGCAGCCCCTTCTGGATCGGATTATGAATTCCACAG GGGACCTGAGCAGCGGGATAAACAAGACACTGGAAGCATTCCAAGAGATTTTGCATTTGTACAAGTCTGGGCAATATTTGCAAAACGTGTCATCTTCCTTATTAAAAg ATTACATATTATTAAAGGGATTTAGAACAAAGGAAAGCAACGACTACAAATGCTGGCCGTCCTACAAGCAGCAGAGCTGTTTGCTGTCTGTTCACGACAAGAAGGAGGCTGCAGGAATCTGTAACTCTCACTCCCAGTGCCAGGGCTTCAGTGTGGATCAGCAGAGAACATGGACAG
- the LOC121329537 gene encoding actin-related protein 10-like: protein MPFFEGLGTGGEKTAVVIDLGTAYTKCGFAGESGPRCIIPSEIQRSGQAVKVVQHNMNTEELYLNLKKFIHMLYFRHLLVNPRDRRVVIIESVLCPSHFRDTLTRVLFKHFEVECPPSVLFAPSHLMALLTLGIDSAMVLDCGYTETLALPVYKGIPILSAWEALPLGGKVIHKELESLLIEQCTVDTDSSTGQSLPSVMGSIPEEILEDIKVRTCFVSDLQRGLQIQQAKFNLEGTAQRPAPPPDVDYPLDGEKILHIKGALRDSVIEMLFEQDNEEKSVATLILDSLVKCPIDTRKSLSENLVVIGGTAMLPGFLHRILAEMRALLERPKYRQALSTKTFRLHSPPAKPSCTAWLGGAIFGALQDILGSRSVSREYYSQTGRIPDWCCLTSPPPEIIYDASKTLPPLMKRAFSTEK, encoded by the exons ATGCCCTTCTTCGAGGGACTAGGAACCGGTGGGGAGAAGACAGCTGTCGTTATCGACTTGGGAACAGCCTACACAAA ATGTGGCTTCGCTGGAGAGTCAGGCCCGCGGTGCATCATCCCCAGTGAGATCCAGAGGTCAGGACAG GCTGTCAAAGTGGTCCAGCACAACATGAACACAGAGGAGCTGTACTTGAACCTGAAGAAGTTCATCCACATGCTGTACTTCAG ACACCTGCTGGTGAACCCCCGGGATCGGCGTGTAGTGATTATTGAGTCTGTTCTGTGCCCCTCACACTTCAGGGACACCCTCACCAGAGTCTTGTTCAAACACTTTGaggtagagt gtcccCCCTCTGTGCTCTTCGCTCCCAGTCACCTGATGGCCCTCCTCACACTGGGCATCGACTCTGCAATGGTGCTGGACTGTGGCTACACAGAGACACTGGCACTGCCT GTATACAAGGGGATCCCTATCCTGTCTGCCTGGGAGGCGCTGCCCCTGGGAGGGAAGGTCATCCACAA GGAGCTGGAGAGCCTGCTGATTGAGCAGTGTACCGTCGACACGGATTCCTCCACGGGACAGAGCCTGCCCTCCGTCATGG GCTCCATTCCAGAAGAAATCCTTGAAGATATTAAAG TGCGCACGTGCTTCGTCAGTGACCTGCAGAGAGGACTCCAGATCCAACAAGCCAAGTTCAACCTGGAGGGCACTGCGCAG CGCCCGGCCCCGCCCCCTGATGTGGATTACCCTCTCGACGGGGAAAAGATCCTGCACATCAAGGGAGCGCTCAG AGACTCTGTTATTGAGATGCTGTTTGAACAGGACAATGAGGAGAAATCTGTCGCCACGTTAATCCTGGACTCTCTTGTCAAG tGCCCGATAGACACTCGGAAGTCCCTCTCTGAGAACCTGGTTGTTATTGGAGGCACGGCCATGCTGCCCGGGTTCCTGCACAGGATCCTTGCTGAGATGAGAGCCCTGCTGGAGAGGCCCAAGTACCGGCAGGCTCTGTCCACCAAGACCTTCCGCCTGCACAGCCCCCCTGCCAAGCCCAGCTGCACCGCCTGGCTCGGAG GTGCGATCTTTGGGGCTCTGCAGGATATCCTGGGCAGCCGCTCGGTGTCGCGGGAGTATTACAGTCAGACGGGCCGCATCCCTGACTGGTGCTGCCTGACCTCCCCCCCTCCCGAGATCATTTACGATGCAAGCAAGACTCTGCCCCCGCTCATGAAGAGAGCCTTCTCCACTGAGAAATGA